One Thermofilum sp. genomic window carries:
- a CDS encoding sugar phosphate nucleotidyltransferase: MRAGKAVLLAAGLGTRLVPFSKEIPKEMLPIPLREGDHTYPKPIIQVVYEQLYDAGVRNFCLVVGRGKRAIEDHFTPDWGFVEYLERNGKHVQAQALKKFYEKIESSFIAWVNQPIPKGTAHAVLMAKGFVGDDYFVAAAADNVFVGENVFAAALEVHERFSKPVVTAKRVDDPKRYGIVVGEPLGGPLYRVREIIEKPERPPSNLANASLYILPPEIFRAIERTTTSKRGEIELPDAIKLLIDEGFEFIAYEAQAEWIDVGSWESYTRAVMLMLK, encoded by the coding sequence GTGAGAGCGGGGAAAGCCGTCCTTTTAGCAGCGGGGCTAGGTACGCGCCTAGTGCCCTTCTCTAAGGAGATCCCGAAGGAGATGCTTCCGATCCCCCTTCGCGAAGGCGATCACACGTACCCTAAACCCATCATCCAGGTAGTTTACGAGCAGTTGTACGACGCGGGGGTGAGGAACTTCTGCCTTGTCGTAGGGCGCGGGAAGAGGGCTATCGAGGACCACTTCACGCCGGACTGGGGTTTCGTGGAGTACCTTGAGAGAAACGGTAAGCACGTGCAAGCTCAAGCGCTGAAGAAGTTTTACGAGAAGATTGAGAGCTCGTTCATCGCGTGGGTCAACCAGCCTATCCCTAAGGGAACTGCCCACGCAGTCCTCATGGCGAAGGGCTTCGTCGGCGACGACTACTTCGTAGCCGCAGCTGCGGACAACGTCTTCGTGGGTGAAAACGTGTTCGCAGCAGCTCTCGAGGTTCACGAGCGCTTCTCGAAACCTGTAGTAACCGCGAAGAGAGTCGACGACCCTAAGCGCTACGGGATTGTGGTGGGCGAGCCCCTCGGTGGCCCCCTCTACCGAGTCAGGGAGATCATTGAGAAGCCGGAGAGGCCCCCCTCCAACCTGGCTAACGCGTCCCTCTACATCCTCCCGCCAGAGATCTTCCGCGCCATTGAAAGGACAACTACAAGCAAGCGGGGAGAGATCGAGCTGCCCGACGCGATAAAGCTGCTCATAGATGAGGGCTTCGAGTTTATCGCCTACGAGGCTCAGGCGGAGTGGATAGATGTGGGCAGCTGGGAGTCCTACACTAGGGCAGTGATGCTGATGCTGAAGTAG
- a CDS encoding MFS transporter, translating to MLTRLQRWGYGFARFGSTIFMGLYDFASFYIYWQVFQLRPVDAGLIGVAGKMTIILASIVVGYLSDSIWTRWGKRKPFIATGAPALALSGFLHFTPIYFLPAGEYTLILLWGVATSALFHFFYAWLLTPYQAWLAEISEPAERVDISMVQNLANIFGNVVSTVTGFLAKMLVAMGFFMPLIGAYSLVLIALFTPPVILIPVERRTEVRLNVLKDFKEVVKYREYVKWLGVRGFMSAAQHMLVVTVIAYIEKVIGVEHSLAAASFGLVLVLFVAGAFPLWGRVAKQRGKGYALSRAILLLILVFMLVPLPHFVSGALRIALGYLIVAVGAIAVSAYVLFPYAVVADLAHWYETQRGESRAGLFTGLEGIPINIFESIAYAVTGFLMSLPEVPDGGYTAGLLLWGFVAAAFATCALAILKRTNIDPFLKRES from the coding sequence GTGTTAACGAGGCTGCAGCGCTGGGGGTACGGTTTCGCCCGCTTCGGCTCGACGATCTTCATGGGGCTATACGATTTCGCGAGCTTCTACATCTACTGGCAGGTTTTCCAGCTTAGGCCAGTCGACGCGGGGCTCATCGGCGTAGCAGGCAAGATGACGATCATACTGGCCAGCATAGTGGTAGGGTATCTGAGCGACAGCATTTGGACGAGGTGGGGGAAGAGGAAACCTTTCATCGCCACAGGTGCTCCAGCGCTAGCTCTCTCAGGCTTCCTGCACTTCACGCCGATATACTTTCTCCCGGCAGGGGAGTACACGCTAATACTGCTGTGGGGAGTAGCAACGAGCGCGCTCTTCCACTTCTTCTACGCTTGGCTTCTAACGCCGTACCAGGCCTGGCTGGCCGAGATCAGCGAGCCGGCGGAGAGAGTAGATATCTCGATGGTCCAGAATCTCGCGAACATATTCGGGAACGTTGTCAGCACAGTGACCGGCTTCCTCGCGAAGATGCTTGTCGCGATGGGCTTCTTCATGCCGCTGATCGGAGCATACAGCTTGGTTCTCATCGCTCTCTTCACACCTCCCGTAATTTTAATCCCCGTCGAGAGGAGAACCGAGGTTAGGCTCAACGTGCTCAAGGACTTCAAGGAGGTGGTGAAGTACAGGGAGTACGTGAAGTGGTTGGGGGTCAGAGGCTTCATGTCGGCTGCCCAGCACATGCTCGTGGTTACGGTGATCGCCTACATCGAGAAAGTTATAGGCGTAGAGCACTCGCTCGCCGCGGCTTCCTTCGGTCTAGTCCTAGTGCTGTTCGTCGCGGGCGCGTTCCCGCTCTGGGGCAGGGTGGCGAAGCAGAGGGGGAAGGGGTACGCTCTCTCGCGAGCGATCCTCCTGCTGATCCTCGTGTTCATGCTCGTACCGCTTCCGCACTTTGTGAGCGGAGCTCTCAGGATAGCTTTAGGGTACCTGATAGTCGCTGTAGGAGCGATAGCAGTCTCAGCCTACGTCCTCTTCCCCTATGCTGTAGTGGCAGACCTGGCCCACTGGTACGAGACGCAGAGAGGTGAGAGCAGAGCCGGTCTCTTCACCGGCCTGGAGGGCATCCCCATAAACATCTTCGAGTCTATAGCGTACGCCGTCACAGGCTTCCTCATGAGCCTCCCCGAAGTGCCCGACGGGGGCTACACGGCAGGCCTACTGCTCTGGGGTTTCGTTGCTGCCGCTTTCGCGACCTGCGCGCTGGCTATCCTGAAGAGAACCAACATCGACCCGTTCCTAAAAAGAGAAAGCTAG
- a CDS encoding asparagine synthetase A, translating into MRKGCFHPSLLELEEAVSKPSFVQELESKLSKYWRLLHSSEKLQLVLRVQAALLRAMRDFLDSEGFVEVLPPIIGPVTDPGIRGAKQVVIDYYGRQYKLMSSAILYKQMLASSLGKIYFASPNVRLEDPSSVYTGRHLVEFVQLDLEIAEASYREAMRVAESLLKHVVEDVLDRFGAHLEKLGRQLTVPRTPFRRYTYTEVVEMLRRYGVEQDPYAEISWENEELFSSLHDNPFFVTEYPITARGFYDREDPSRPGVLLDFDLLYPEGFGEAASGAEREYEYEKVLRRLIRSGEDPSKYGWYLEMLKDGIKPSAGFGIGVERLTRYVCGLPHIYEARPYPKLAGITSP; encoded by the coding sequence GTGAGAAAAGGCTGCTTCCACCCGAGTCTTCTCGAGCTGGAGGAAGCGGTTTCAAAGCCCAGCTTCGTACAGGAGCTCGAGTCCAAACTTTCAAAGTACTGGAGGCTCCTGCACAGCAGCGAAAAGCTACAGCTGGTTCTACGCGTGCAGGCAGCCCTGCTGAGGGCGATGCGGGACTTCCTGGACTCGGAAGGCTTCGTAGAAGTTCTCCCACCCATCATAGGTCCCGTCACAGACCCCGGCATTCGGGGGGCGAAGCAAGTAGTAATCGACTACTACGGGAGGCAGTACAAGTTGATGAGCAGCGCGATCCTGTACAAGCAGATGCTGGCTAGCTCGCTGGGGAAGATATACTTCGCCAGCCCGAACGTCCGCCTGGAGGATCCTTCGTCCGTCTACACGGGTAGGCACCTGGTCGAGTTCGTGCAGCTGGATCTAGAGATCGCGGAGGCTTCGTATCGCGAAGCAATGCGCGTAGCTGAGAGCCTGCTGAAGCACGTGGTGGAGGACGTGCTGGACAGGTTCGGGGCACACCTGGAGAAGCTTGGGAGGCAGCTCACCGTTCCGAGGACCCCGTTCAGGAGGTACACGTACACGGAGGTTGTCGAAATGCTGCGGAGGTACGGAGTGGAGCAGGATCCCTACGCGGAGATAAGCTGGGAGAACGAGGAGCTATTCTCCTCCCTTCACGACAACCCGTTCTTCGTGACAGAGTACCCTATCACCGCGAGAGGCTTCTACGACAGGGAGGATCCCTCGAGACCCGGAGTGCTCCTCGACTTCGACCTCCTGTATCCTGAGGGCTTTGGAGAGGCTGCGAGCGGCGCGGAGAGGGAGTACGAGTACGAGAAGGTTTTGAGGAGACTTATCCGCAGCGGCGAGGACCCCTCCAAGTATGGTTGGTACCTGGAGATGCTCAAAGACGGTATCAAGCCCTCTGCGGGGTTCGGCATAGGGGTTGAGAGGCTCACCAGGTACGTGTGCGGGCTGCCGCACATCTACGAGGCGCGCCCCTACCCGAAGCTTGCCGGCATAACTTCTCCTTAG